GCTACTAGATAAATTGCGATATTTGCAAGTTGTACTCGGTCGCTATGGCTCAATCAGTCATTGGAGCTATGATTTACTGCCAGAAACTCTTGTTGCCTAGAATATGAAGTTTTGTGTTTAGATTCAACACTTCTGATAGTCATGATTTTTTAAAAACCTTAATTTGACTGGAATCTTGATCTATTTCACTATTTATTGATCATGTTAATTAGTGCTCGATCAGCGATCGCCCTGGCTGGCTTGGGGCTGCTTCTAGGAGGCTGCTCCAAACTCGATACGGAAAAAATTTCTGCTCAAATTCAGCAGGAATTACTCAACGCTAAAGTACCGGTCAACCAGTTGCGTTGCCCGGCGAATTTAACCCCTCGGACGGGGCAAACTTTTGAATGTGTGGGCAAGTTGGAACCGGAGGGCAATTTCTTTGTGGCTGTGACCCAAGTGGACGATCGCGCCACCATTCGTTGGGAAGTGATTAATTCTTGGCGACTGCTGGATTTAGGCTCCTTGCAGACTGATCTACAAACAGCCTTGGCAGCCCAAGAGGCCACCAGTGGCCCCAGCAACAGCCTGAAAATTGACTGTGGACAACCCTATCGAGTGGTTTCACCAGGCGATCGCTTTGAATGCCAAGTGATTGGGGCGGGCCAGGTGCGATCGATCACGGTGGATGTGCGCGATCAGGGGCAAATCACCTGGCAAACGCCCCCGCCTGCCCTGACGGCTCAACGGCCCAGCAACCCACCAGCCCAGGCGATCGCCCCCGAAACCAGTTCCACCCCCGCCAGCACCGATCCCGCCACCGCCACCACACCGGCCGCCCCGCGTTCCGCTCCGGCGGCTGCCCCAGCTCCCGGCCCAGCCAAGGATGCGACCGGCTGGACAGAATTAGCCGACTAACCGGCCTGGGTTGACCTGGGGAGATTCCGGCGCTTAATGACCAACCCAAATCACTTCGGGGCCGTCTTCGTCATCTTCCCAGTCTTCGTCCTCGTCAAAGTCCTCATCATCAAACTCAACCCCATCACCGCGCAGGGGGCGATCGAGCAGGGTGGGCAACTCCAAAACAACGGGGCCCAACTGATCCAGCCAATCCCAAACCCGCTGCAACAGCCCATCCAAGTTATGGCGGGTGGCGGCAGATACCTTCAGGATCGGTTCCGGGTGGTGGGGTTGCAGCTCCTCGATCAGGGTATCTACCCAATCGGCATCCACCGCGTCTACTTTGTTAATGGCTAGGATTTGCGGGCGATCGGTCAGGCCGCGCCCATAGGCCTGTAGCTCGTTTTGAATCGTGTGATAGGCCGCGATCGGGTCTTCTCCGGTCGCATCCACCAAGTGCAACAGCAGCCGCGTCCGTTCAATGTGCCGCAGAAACTCATGACCCAGGCCCAAGCCCTCATGGGCCCCTTCAATCAAACCGGGAATGTCCGCAAATACCGTGCCATCGCCCGTGGGCCGGCGCACCACACCCAAGTTCGGCACGAGGGTGGTGAAGGGGTAGTCGGCAATTTTCGGCTTGGCCGCCGAGAGCGCAGAAATCATTGTGGACTTGCCCGCATTCGGCAGCCCCACGATCCCCACCTCCGCCAGCAGCTTCAGCTCCAAATACAGCCGAAATTCTTCGCCGGGTAACCCAGGCAGGGCCAGTTCCGGTGCGCGGTTTCGGTTGCTCAAAAAATGGGCATTCCCGAGGCCGCCCTTGCCCCCTTTGGCGATGCAAATCCGCTGGCCGGGTTGCACCAAATCGGCCACCAAAACCCGGGTGTTGGCATCATAAACCGCTGTTCCGCAGGGCACTTCCACCACCAAATCTTCGCCGCTGCGGCCGGTGCAATTGTTGGGGCCGCCGCGCATTCCGTCTTGGGCCTTGAAGCGAGCGTTGTAGCGAAAGTCCAATAGGGTTTGCAGGCGATCGGTGGCGACAAAGTAAACGGAGCCGCCCCGACCCCCGTTACCGCCAGCGGGGCCCCCGGCGGGCACATATTTTTCCCGACGAAAGGCAACGATGCCGTCGCCCCCGTTGCCAGCTTGGACGACGATTTCTGAATGATCAATAAATTGCATGAAATAGTGGCGCGAAATGATGGGAAAGCAGCATTGGGGAAGTCCAGCAACCCTAGCCGGGGATCGCAGATGATCCGGGAGATGAAGGCTCGCGATCGAGCTAGCGGTGGCTTTGGGTTGGGCGGAGATCCCCGATCGCCCCCAGAACCCACCTAGCAGTAGGGGGTGATGTCTTCACCACAGTCGTCTGCCAAGTAGGAGAGAGCACGAAATCGCAACCCCATGAGCTGGTCGTAGAGTGGGTTGAGCTTGCACATGGGGGGAATGTGGGCCAGCTTGCGCCCAAAAACGACCACATCCCGCTCGAAGGGGCATTGGGCGGGGATCATTTTACAGAGAAAGTGCGCAACTTTGGGATTGTGAATTTCCAAACCATCGAGCCAATGGCGCACGGGGTTGAGCACATCGCCCCGGTGTGGGTCGGGGTGGGTCTGAATCGGCTCGGCGCAATTGAGGGTTTGTTGTAGAGCTTCAAAGGCGGGAATTTTGCGGCCAAGGGCGGTGCTGAACTGCCGAATGAGCTGATCTTCGGAGTCGGAGTAAATGCCGTCAGCGATCGCCACCATCACGGCGGTGCGCAGGAAGTTATCTGCGTGGTGGGGGTCGTCTCCGAGTTCGGCGGCCAGTTCTTCGGGGGTGAGGGGTTCGAGGATGGCTTCGGGGTCGAGGGTTTCGTGGGTGAGGGAGGTGATGATTTCCCGTTCTTCATCATCAAGGTGACCATCGGCCCAAGCAACGGTGGTCAGGCCTCGCAACCACAGCAGGGTACGAACGCGATCGGATGGTTCTGCCACAAGAGTCATAAAAACTGACACCTAATCGCAACTTTGTGTCTCAATCCCTTTGTGTCTTGATCAATATCCTAAGAGGGGCGATCGCGCCCTGGCCCGCAGTACCTACTTCTCTTAACAACTGATCTTTGAACAACGGATCACAACTGTTTTAACAACTGAATCTGGCTGGTGAATCTGGCCGATGAATTGGGCTGATCGGTTGAAACTATTGGGCGGCTGGCGGGGGTGGCTCCGGCTCAGTGCGCGAATCTGAGTGAATTTCCGAAACTTTACTGACCAGGAATACGAGCCGGAATGGCTGACCCATATCTTTTTCCAGAAATTCTTCGAGCAATTGGGCTTGAAAGGGCGAAATGCTCTCGGCCGATTGAACGGTGAGGCGAACTTCTGGTGGGCTGGCCAGCCAGTTAACGCTGCTGTCAATGAGCTTCACGCGCCGGAAAGTGAGGGTTCGATCGAGCAGGGCTTGGCGCAAGCTGGCTTCTAGCCGGGCCTGGCGCACCAGTTCGGAAAAGCTGTAGGTCAACGGCACGGCTAACAGTAGGGTCATGCCGATGATCGCGGTCATGCCGTGGCGGCCGGTTTTCAAGGGCAGTTCCCCCAAAACCCAGAAGGTTAGTGCCGCCGCCAAGGCAATGCCACAGAGGTTTGTCAACAGCAGTAGGGCGGCCCCTTGGGCCAACAGACCATAGCCCTGGGAAATGGCGAGGCCAACGGTACAGGCGGGCGGCATCAGGGCCACGGCGATCGCGGTTCCTGCCACGGTTCCCGAAACCTTGGGCTGCACCATGGCATAGGCGCTGACCGCTCCGGCCACGAGGGCCACGCCTAAATCCAACAGGTTGGGATTTCCCCGGGCCAGCACTTCACTGCCAAAGGCGGGAATGCCTGCCAACCAGCCAACCAAGGCAGACAGCCCGATCGCCAGAAACACACCACAACTGAGCGACCCAAAACCCCGCCGAAACAGAGACCAATCGCCCGCCACAACGCTCCAGGCGATCGCCCGAATGGGCAACATCAGGGGCGCGATGATCATGGCCCCAATGATGACGGCGACGCTGTTGGCCAACAGTCCAAAGGAGGCAATCAAACAGGCCGCGAGGACTTGGGTGAGATAGGGGCGATCGATCCGCGCATCTTCCCAGAGCATGTGATTGAGCTGGGTCGATCGCTCCGGTGACAAGCGCTGCCACTGAATCAGCCGCTGACGGGCGGCCTTGCCCCATTGCCAAAGGTCAGACCGGCTAGCCTGACACCCCCCTTGCCTGATCCACCCCGACTTGTGCTGCTTTTGCGCCATGAACTGGCTCCTGATTGCTGGACTGCTGTGGGATTGGGCAGGCTCCATTATCGATCGCGCCCGCAGGAGGTTGACGGCGCGATCGGTGCGGCGCGATCGGGGGGGATGGAGAGGATTTGGATGCCCAATCCGCGTCGGCTGTTGATTGGCAGCGATTGGGGGCATGGAGGGGCGATCGGAACTGTCATCGGAACTGCCAATCGATCCCAAGCTCAGGGCATGGTTGGGGTAATCTTTAAAGAGGATGCAAAAAAATTTCATGTTTCTTTAGCTTCCAGGGATCACGATTCAGGTCTGAATTCCTTACCCTGTGGAATTGACCCGCTGGAATTGCCCCTGTGACGTTGGGCGAACAGACCGCCTAGCGCCATCGCCGCCAATTGCCTCTCACTTGCCACCCGCCTGGGGTTAAACCATGGCCCTCGACTTGCCCGATCGCACCACAACGGACGCTTCACCCGCACCCATGCCACCGACCCCGATCGATGACGAAATCCTTGATCTGGATGACGAAGCCCTTGACCCTGGAGATGACCTGTGGCTCCCGGGAACTGCTTGGCTGAGCGGCCCCCGGGGGTTGTTGGTGGGCCTGGGGGCGGGGGTGTTGGTCAGTTTGGGGGTGAGCTTTGCCCTGGGAGGCCGCAATCCCCAAGCGCAACCCGCCGTGGCCCAACAGCCCGCGACGGCCACCGCGCCCCCGGCGACCGGCAGCGAACAGCCGGTGACCATTGCCACCGCAGAATTGGCCCAAGTGAGCCGAACGATCGAAGCCAGCGGCACGATCGAGGCCCGTGAGCTAGTGCCCGTGCAACCGCCGGGTACTGGGCTAAAGGTGCTGCAAATTTTGGCCGATGAGGGGCAAGTGGTGCAGCAGGGGCAAACCCTAGCCATCGTCGATGATTCCTTGTTGCGCACCCAGTTGGGTCAAGCCCGCGCCCAGGCCTTGGAAGAGGAAGCGGCCCTGGCAAAGTTGCGCAGTGGGTTCCGGCCGGAGGAAATTGCCCAGGCCCGCGAGGCGGCCCGCCAGGCAGCAGCGGGGGTCGATCGCGCCAGAGCTGACCTGGCCCTTTCAAAGTTGCGAGTCGATCGCAACCAATCCCTGGCCAATGAGGGGGCAATCTCGCGCGATCGCTTGGATGAAGTGATTACCCGGGCCCGGGGCGACGAGGCGGCCCTCGAACAGGCCCAAGCCCGCTTTGCGGAAACCCAGCAGCGCTACCGCCAGTTAGCCACCGGTAACCGCCGAGAAGACATTACCCAAGCAGAAGCCCGCTTTTTGCAGGCGCGTGGCCGGGTGCGCCAAATCATGGAGCAACTCAAAAACTCGCGAGTCTTGGCTCCCGCGCCGGGGGTGATTGTGAAGCGGGAAACCACCGTGGGCAATGTGACGGCCAATACGCCGCTCTTCCAAATTGCAGCGGTGGGCAAGCTGGAACTGCATTTGAAAGTTCCCGAAACCCAACTCCGGGGTATTCAGCCGGGGCAACCGGTGCAGGCGATCGTGGATGCCACCCGGCAGGTGATTAACGGTCGGGTGCGCGAAATTGACCCCACGATCGACCCCCAATCTCGTCTGGCCACGGTCAAGGTGGAGCTGCAATCCTCGCCGGGACTGCGCACGGGGATGTTTTTGCGGGCCGCCGTGGGGGTTTCCATGGGGCGCGGCTTGGCGATTCCGGCCAAAGCGGTGTTGCCACAGCCGGATGGCACAGCGATCGCCTATCGCTTGAACCCCGACAACACAGTTAGTGCCCAGCGCGTTGAAGTGGGCAAGGTGCTCCCCGATGGGCGGGTGGAAGTGCGCAGCGGTTTGCAAGCGGGCCAAGGAGTCGTGGTCAAGGGTGGGCCCTACCTGAAAGATGGCGATCGGGTGCGTGTGATGCCCAATTAAATGCCCGTTAATGCCCGTTGATGCTTGTTGATTAGTTGATCAAATGCCCGTTGATTAGCTGAATCAATTGATCAAATGCCTGTCGATCAATTGCCCGTTGATCAAATGCCCGTTGTATCGATGTTTTCAGATGCCTAATGCCGTCACTTCGGACGAACGGATTTTTGACCGATGAGTAACTTCAACCTGTCCGCTGGTTCGATTCGGAAACCGATCCCCACGATTTTGGCCTGTTTGGTGGCGGCCATCTTGGGGGTTGCCTCCTTTTTGAATTTGGGCATCGACCAAAGCCCAAATATCGATGTACCGGCGGTATCCGTCACGGTGATTCAACCCGGCGCGGGGCCCGTGGAACTGGAAACCGAGGTGACTAAAAAGGTGGAGGATGCGATCGCCGCCTTGGGCAACATTGACCAGATGACCTCCACGGTGACCGATGGGCGATCGTTCACGCTGGTCAACTTTGTGCTGGGAACCGATGCCAACCAGGCCACCAATGATGTGCGCAATGCCATCTCCCAGATTCGATCGAGCCTGCCCGCTTCGGTGGATGAGCCGTTGGTCGATCGGGTGGAATTCAGCGGCGGGGCGATCATGACCTACGCCTTGTCGGGCGAGGGAAAATCCGTTGAAGAATTGAGCGATTTGGTCGATCGCACCATTGCCCGGGAATTGCTGTCCGTGTCCGGTGTGGCCCAGGTGGAGCGATTGGGGGGCGTGAGTCGGGCAATTCGGATTGATTTGGATCCGGGGCGACTGTCAGCCTATGGGATTACGGCCACCCAGGTGAATGACCAGGTGCGATCGCTCAATGCCAACTTCCCTGGCGGCCAGGTGGACGTGGGCGGCAGCCAGCAAACGATCCGCACCTTGGGCAGCGCCCGCACCCTCAGCCAACTGCAAAACTACCGAGTTACCCTGCCCAATGGCGGCACGATTCCCCTCGCGAGCCTGGGCCGTGTCAGCGACAGTTTCACGGAACCCAAGGAAGCGGCCTTTTTGAATGGGGAGCCGGCCGTGGCCTTTTCCGTGCTCCGCAGCACCGGCAGCACCCTGGTGACCGTGGAAGAAAATGTCACCAAAGCGGTGGCGGAACTGCAAAAGCGCTTGCCTAATCTCAAATTTGATTTGATTTTTAGCGACGCGGATCCGATTCGGATGACCTATCGATCGACCGTTGAGGAGCTAATTTCTTCCTGCATTCTCACCACGATCGTCGTAGGCATCTTCCTGCGCAACGTTCGTTACACGCTGATTGCGGGGGCGGCTCTGCCGTTGTCGATCATCCCAACCTTTGCGGTGATGCAAATGCTGGGCTACACGCTCAACAGCATGACCCTGCTGGCCTTGGCCCTGGCGATCGGGAACTTGATCGATGACGCGGTGTGCGTGGTGGAGGATGTCGATCGGCACTTGAACATGGGCAAATCGCCCCGACAGGCGGCCTTGGATGCGTCGTCGGAATTGGGCTTTTCCCTGCTGGCCACCGCCGGAACCCTGATCGGCGTGTTCTTGCCGGTGGCTTTCATGGGTGGCATTCCGGGGCAATTTTTCCAGCCCTTTGGGGTCACGGTGGCCGTGTCCACGGTCTTTTCCACCACCGTTGCCTGTACCGTCACCCCCATGATGAGCGCCTACTTGCTGAAACCCAAGGCCAACCTGGAGCTGGTGGCAGAGGCGCAATCGACCGAAACCCAACCGGGCCCCTATCGCCGGGTGCTGGTTTGGGCCCTGCGGCATCGGGTCGCCACCTTGATGATCGCGATCGCCTTTTTCATCGCCAGTTTGCAGTTAGTGCCCTTCATTCCTAAAGGCTTGTTTAGCAGTGGTGACACGGGCCTCAGCACCGTGGAAATTGAACTGCCACCGGGCACGCCTCTCGAAGAAACCGTGGAAGTCATGAGCCGTACCTACGGCCTGCTGAAAGCAAATCCAGCGGTCGATCGGGTGTTGTTTGCCGCTCGCCAAAACAACCTGGCCACGGGGTATGTGAACCTGAAACCCGAAGACCAACGCAGCGTTACCCAGCGGCAATTTGAGCAACAGATGCGGGAACAGTTCAAGTCGATCGCCGGGGCCCGGGTCACCTTCCAAAGCTTGCAAAGCCGAGGCGGCACTAGCAAAGATCTGCGGATTGTGCTCAAGAGTGAAAATCCGGAACTGCTGACCAAAACCGCCGCTGACTTGGAGCGACAAATGCGCGGCCTGTCCGGTTTGGTGGAAGTCACCTCCAGCGCCAGCCTAGTGAAGCCAGAAGTGGCCATCATTCCCGATGTGCAACGGGCAACGGACTTGGGCGTTTCGGTTCAGGCCATTTCCCGCACCGCCACCCTGGCCACGATCGGGGATAACGAATCGAGCTTGGCTAAGTTCAACCTGAGCGATCGGCAAATCCCGATTTGGGTAAAAATTGCCCCTCAATTCCGCAGCAACATCGAAACCCTCGAAAATTTGCGGGTTCCCGGTCGCAACGGAGCCATGATTCCCCTCACCAGCGTGGCGGATATTCAGCTCATCAGCGGGCCCGCCCAAATTAATCGCTACAACCGATCGCGCCAGGTCACCCTAGATGCCAATCTGCAAGGCATCTCCCTGGGCACGGCCTTGGAACAGATTCGCGCCCTGCCGGCCATGAACCCCTTGCCCCCCGGCATTGAAGAAGAACCGGCCGGCGATGCCAAAATCATGCGCGATATTTTCAGCCGGTTTTTGTCCGCGTTGGGGTTGGGCGTGCTCTCGATCTACGGGGTGTTGGTGCTGCTCTATAACAGCTTCCTTTACCCGATCGGGATTTTGGCGGCCCTGCCGTTGGCCACGGGCGGCACTTTCCTAGGCCTGTTGGTGATGCAAAAGGAACTGGGTCTCTTTGCCCTGATTGGGATTGTGTTGCTAATGGGGCTGGTCACCAAAAACGCGATTCTGCTGGTGGACTTTGCCCTCGAAGCGGAACGCCACGGACTTCCCCAATCGAAAGCCGTGATTGAATCCGGTGTGGCCCGCCTGCGCCCCATTTTGATGACCTCCGTGTCAACGGTGGTGGGGCTGTTTCCTCTGGCCTTGGGTTTGGGAGCCGGAGCCGAAGAGCGCAGCCCCATGGCCGTGGCTGTGATTGGCGGGTTCACCACTTCAACCCTGCTGACGCTGCTGGTGGTGCCTGTGTTGTTTACCTATGTGGACAATATCCAGCATTGGTTCAAGCAACTGGTGGGGATTGAGCCGCGTCGCCGCCGTCGATCGACCGTTCGCAAAGTTCTGGAGTCGTGATCTCCGCCACAGGAACGCCCCCTAAGAACGGCATACAATCAGATCAGAACCGGCGAATCTAAGCCTGGGGGTGTCTTGATGTTGGTCATGCTCCTGAACAGTGGCTTGTTGACCCCTAAAGATGTTTGCCAAGGTTGCCTGTGGGCCGATCGCACGGGTAATCCGCGTTGGCAGAATGGTCATCTCTCCTGTGCCCATGCGGTGCGGCCTGCCGCCGACAACCAACCCGCTTGCTATGAGTGTGAGATGGGTTTTCTCCTAGCGGATGTTTGCAGCCACTCGGGTTAAGTCTTTAGCTGCGCGATTTTCAGTGACCTGTGGATGGCGGGTGTGGCAATTAGGTTGCCCATGCCCGCCTCTTGTTATTAGATTTCCTATCAAACTTTCTATCAAACTTCCTATCAAATTTCCAAAGCAATTTCACCAATAGCCCAATCCTGTAGCTAAATCGATCGACCCAATGGGGTGACTGCATGAGGCGGCTGAACTGAGATCAGAAGCTCCATTAAACGAGGATGCTTTGGTTGAGTGAGGTTTCCATTCGCCTTGATGGGAATGATGCGACTTGTTAGCGAATTTCCTGGCGAATTCTGTTCAGATATTTCATCAAGATAGGTTAAGAAATCGTGATTTAAACTTGGGTTAAACTTCAGATCTCGATCGAGTCTAATCGGCTGGTTGCTCCGTTTCATGGATAATTTCTCAATTAGCCGGTAATTGGCCGATAATTAGCCGGAGAGTGTGCTGGTTGCCCCAAGAAGCCACGGTAAAAATGGGAAAGAACCGGTTAAGAATCGATCGATGCGAGAAATTAAGTAATTTTTGATCGCTTTTTGTTGTTTTAATGGCTTCTTCAAAAACGCATCAATCGACACTTTTCATCGGAAAATCTTGCTAATTTAGGAAAATTCGGCCGCTAAACAACCCAAGAGAATTTGTTTAGACTTCCACCGCCCAAGCAAGTATTTACAAATTTTACAAAAATCGCACTATTTTGCTCGGCATTCCTTAAGAAAACCGATCGCTCCCTCAATTCATCTGGGAACTGACGCTAGGCTAGATTTGTGATTCGATCTTGCCCCCGCTGTGGCCACCCATGCTCGACCCCCACGGGCGATCGGGGATGGAAATCACGGAATGGCGATCGGGTCATTATTTTCCCTTCTCTTTTGGCATGAATTCCCCGAAGGATTGGTGCTTTTGGCTAACCCTTCCGTGGCTTCTGCACCGGATCTAGCGCTACCAGCTCACGACTTAATTGCTTTCCTTTGCCTTAACCAACCCATTAGCCGCATCAAGCTAGCCTAATCAAATTCAACCGCGCCCAATGAAGTTGGCTGTTTTGAATTGGCTGCCCTGAATTAATTCCTTTGAATTGGCTGTCCTGAATCTACCCGCATCAGCTCAATGCTTCTGAGGTTCAGTCTTTGCCAAAGGAAGCTCGCCTGATCCAGTTTTCTGAACATTTTTGAACATTTGAGATAACCAATCACCCGCTTGATCGCTGCAAGGTTGTTGCCATGGCAGCGCTGTAAGGGGTTGCTTTGTGCTGCCTTGGCACAACGGCACAGCATTGGTTGAGAGTCATGAAAGTGAGTGGAACTATGGCTATTGCAACTAAGCCTGATCAAGATCAGCCGGTCAGTCAACCCTCTGGTGCTGTCTCTGCGAATGCCCCAATGAGTCAATCTGGATCGGCTGGGTCGGCTGGATCAAAGGCTTCTGGATCGAAGGGTTCTAAAACTGCAAGGGCAACTGATTCTTCGGCGGTTGATAAACGGTTCAAGGCGTTGGATTTGGTGATGAAACGCCAACAATATCGCCAAGATGCTTTGATTGAAGTTCTGCACCGGGCCCAAGAAATCTTTGGTTATTTAGAGGAAAAAACGCTGTTGCATGTGGCTCGATCGCTCCAATTACCTGCGAGCCATGTGTTGGGTGTCGCCACGTTTTATCACCTCTTTTCCCTCAAGCCCAGCGGTGAACATACCTGTGTGGTTTGTTTGGGAACCGCTTGCTATGTCAAGGGGAGCGGCGATGTGCTGAATGCTTTGGAAAAACACACCGGTATTCAGTCGGGAGCCACCACCAGCGACGGCAAAGTTTCGTTGGTGACGGCCCGTTGCATCGGAGCCTGCGGCATTGCGCCAGCGGTGGTGTTTGACGGGCAAGTGGCGGCGCAGGTGACCACAGAACAGGCGATCGCCCGCATTGATCAGTGGCGTGGTGATGCATGAATCGTTGGGTTGCGAATCGTGGTTACCTGTGGCCTGCCCGCAGCCTGCCCATGATTCGCCCTGAATGACCTACTCGAAATGACGTGCATTATCCGTTAATTTGCCGTCCCGTTTGTCGCCCCGTTTTCCCCAATCTGCTGACCAAGCTGCCTGAGGAGTCCGAATCCATGGATGGTCATGAACTGCTCGATCTCGCGGAACAATGTGCCCAGGCGAAAAAGCCCATTCGTGTACATTGCTGCACTTCCACGGGCTGCCAAGCGGCTCGATCGCTCGAAGTTAAAAAAGCCCTTGAAAAACGGGTTCAGGATTGCCAACTAGCCGATCGCGTGGAAGTGGTTGGCGTGGGTTGCATGGGGTTTTGTGGCCAGGGGCCGATGGTGGAATTGGACTCCACCGATCCCCAGGTAACAACCACCCATTACGAAAAGGTGACCCCGGCACAGGCCCCCTCAATTATTGACACCATTCAAGGGGGCAAAACCGATGCCCTACAGGGCAATTCGCAACACCCATTTTTTGCGAAGCAGTTGCTGATTGTGCGGAACCACAGCGGCAAAGTTGACCCGGAACGCATTGAAGAATCGATCGCCCTTGGTGCTTATCAAGCCCTCCACCATGCCCTGTTTGAACTCACCCCAGAAGCGGTCGTTCAAGAAATCTCGAAATCGGGCCTGCGGGGCCGAGGCGGTGCGGGCTATCCCACAGGGTTGAAGTGGGCCACGGTGGCCAAAATGCCCCCCGGCCAGAAGTATGTGATTTGTAATGGAGATGAAGGAGATCCAGGCGCATTCATGGATCGCAGCGTTCTGGAGAGCGATCCCCACCGGATCCTAGAAGGCATGGCGATCGCAGGCTATGCCGTGGGAGCTGACCAAGGATTTATCTATGTGCGAGCGGAATATCCCCTAGCGATTCATCGCCTGCAAAAGGCCATTCAACAGGCCAAGCAAAAGGGATTTTTAGGGAGCCAAATTTTTGGTTCGGGTTTTGATTTCAAGGTGGATATTCGGGTGGGGGCTGGGGCCTTTGTTTGTGGCGAAGAAACGGCCCTGATTGCTTCTGTGGAAGGCAAGCGCGGCACTCCCCGTCCCCGGCCGCCCTACCCGGCCATTTCGGGCCTCTGGCAAGCGCCCACCCTGATCAACAACGTGGAAACCTTCGCCAACATTGCCCCGATCATTCGCAAGGGTGCGGATTGGTTTGCGGGCATTGGCACGGAAACCAGCAAGGGCACCAAGATCTTTTCCTTGACCGGCAAGGTTTGCAACACCGGCCTCATTGAAGTGCCGATGGGCATTAGCTTGCGAACGATCGTGGAAGAAATGGGCGGCGGTGTTTCCGAAGGGCAGGTGAAAGCAGTCCAAACGGGCGGTCCCTCGGGCGGCTGCATCCCCAGCAGCTATCTGGACACGCCTGTGGATTACGAGTCCTTGGCGGCTTTGGGGTCAATGATGGGATCCGGCGGCATGGTGGTGATGGATGACAAAACCAGCATGGTGGAGGTGGCGCGGTTCTATATGGAATTTTGCCGCAGTGAGTCTTGTGGGCGCTGTGTGCCTTGCCGGACGGGCACGGTTCAACTCCATGATTTGCTGACCAAGCTGGTGGAAGGTCGGGGCACGGCCTTTGATCTGGCGCAAATGGAAAGCCTTTGTCAGGTGGTGCGCCACACCAGCCTTTGCGGGTTGGGCATGTCGGCTCCGAATCCGATCGTGAGCACGTTGCGCTATTTCCCGGAGGAATATCAAGCCCTGTTGCAGCCCGATCGCTGGCGAATTCCGGCGACGGTTTCTTGAGGGGGATGCATCAGGTTGAACCTAATCATTAAACCCAGTGGTTGAACCTAATCATTAAACCCAGTGGTTGAACCTAATTACTGATCTTTTGCTGATTTTTTGCTGATCTTCTTGGGCTGATCGAAGCAAGCAATTTCATGGGACTGAAGGGATTTAACGTATGGCTGTCGTAACGCTGACAATTGATGGGGTGGCGGTCGCCGCTGAAGCAAAAGCCAGTATTTTGCAGGCGGCGCGATCGGCTGGCATTGCCATTCCCACCCTGTGCCATTTGGAAGGGGTTTCGGATGTGGGAGGCTGTCGTCTTTGTGTGGTGGAAGTGGCGGGAATTAACAAACT
This region of Limnothrix sp. FACHB-406 genomic DNA includes:
- a CDS encoding DUF4333 domain-containing protein, whose protein sequence is MLISARSAIALAGLGLLLGGCSKLDTEKISAQIQQELLNAKVPVNQLRCPANLTPRTGQTFECVGKLEPEGNFFVAVTQVDDRATIRWEVINSWRLLDLGSLQTDLQTALAAQEATSGPSNSLKIDCGQPYRVVSPGDRFECQVIGAGQVRSITVDVRDQGQITWQTPPPALTAQRPSNPPAQAIAPETSSTPASTDPATATTPAAPRSAPAAAPAPGPAKDATGWTELAD
- the obgE gene encoding GTPase ObgE; the encoded protein is MQFIDHSEIVVQAGNGGDGIVAFRREKYVPAGGPAGGNGGRGGSVYFVATDRLQTLLDFRYNARFKAQDGMRGGPNNCTGRSGEDLVVEVPCGTAVYDANTRVLVADLVQPGQRICIAKGGKGGLGNAHFLSNRNRAPELALPGLPGEEFRLYLELKLLAEVGIVGLPNAGKSTMISALSAAKPKIADYPFTTLVPNLGVVRRPTGDGTVFADIPGLIEGAHEGLGLGHEFLRHIERTRLLLHLVDATGEDPIAAYHTIQNELQAYGRGLTDRPQILAINKVDAVDADWVDTLIEELQPHHPEPILKVSAATRHNLDGLLQRVWDWLDQLGPVVLELPTLLDRPLRGDGVEFDDEDFDEDEDWEDDEDGPEVIWVGH
- a CDS encoding Mo-dependent nitrogenase C-terminal domain-containing protein; translation: MTLVAEPSDRVRTLLWLRGLTTVAWADGHLDDEEREIITSLTHETLDPEAILEPLTPEELAAELGDDPHHADNFLRTAVMVAIADGIYSDSEDQLIRQFSTALGRKIPAFEALQQTLNCAEPIQTHPDPHRGDVLNPVRHWLDGLEIHNPKVAHFLCKMIPAQCPFERDVVVFGRKLAHIPPMCKLNPLYDQLMGLRFRALSYLADDCGEDITPYC
- a CDS encoding DUF389 domain-containing protein, which produces MKFFCILFKDYPNHALSLGSIGSSDDSSDRPSMPPIAANQQPTRIGHPNPLHPPRSRRTDRAVNLLRARSIMEPAQSHSSPAIRSQFMAQKQHKSGWIRQGGCQASRSDLWQWGKAARQRLIQWQRLSPERSTQLNHMLWEDARIDRPYLTQVLAACLIASFGLLANSVAVIIGAMIIAPLMLPIRAIAWSVVAGDWSLFRRGFGSLSCGVFLAIGLSALVGWLAGIPAFGSEVLARGNPNLLDLGVALVAGAVSAYAMVQPKVSGTVAGTAIAVALMPPACTVGLAISQGYGLLAQGAALLLLTNLCGIALAAALTFWVLGELPLKTGRHGMTAIIGMTLLLAVPLTYSFSELVRQARLEASLRQALLDRTLTFRRVKLIDSSVNWLASPPEVRLTVQSAESISPFQAQLLEEFLEKDMGQPFRLVFLVSKVSEIHSDSRTEPEPPPPAAQ
- a CDS encoding efflux RND transporter periplasmic adaptor subunit produces the protein MALDLPDRTTTDASPAPMPPTPIDDEILDLDDEALDPGDDLWLPGTAWLSGPRGLLVGLGAGVLVSLGVSFALGGRNPQAQPAVAQQPATATAPPATGSEQPVTIATAELAQVSRTIEASGTIEARELVPVQPPGTGLKVLQILADEGQVVQQGQTLAIVDDSLLRTQLGQARAQALEEEAALAKLRSGFRPEEIAQAREAARQAAAGVDRARADLALSKLRVDRNQSLANEGAISRDRLDEVITRARGDEAALEQAQARFAETQQRYRQLATGNRREDITQAEARFLQARGRVRQIMEQLKNSRVLAPAPGVIVKRETTVGNVTANTPLFQIAAVGKLELHLKVPETQLRGIQPGQPVQAIVDATRQVINGRVREIDPTIDPQSRLATVKVELQSSPGLRTGMFLRAAVGVSMGRGLAIPAKAVLPQPDGTAIAYRLNPDNTVSAQRVEVGKVLPDGRVEVRSGLQAGQGVVVKGGPYLKDGDRVRVMPN